The Cumulibacter manganitolerans genome contains the following window.
GGTGTGTGCTGGATTACATAACCCGATCCACCCCTATACGGCGCTGAGGCCCGGGGGCGGGACGAAGCAGTCGATCATGCGCGCCTCGAGGGGACCGTCAGCGCACCTGGCGTACGAGGCCGGCCCATCCCGCTCGGGGTGGGTGTGCTCGAGGCGCTGGCGTAGGTGTTGCTCGAGGCTGGTGACCTGTCGTGGTGGCGGTTCGCTGACGGGTAGTGGTGGGGTGCTGATGTAGGCGTGGCCGGTGGGTGTGGTGGTGACGGTGACGTGCCGGCCCTGGATGATCCGGGGCTG
Protein-coding sequences here:
- a CDS encoding HNH endonuclease, whose translation is DPISGEITNADATRRRFTGATRRAIMARDRDCRGCGAPIRHLDHIQPHAAGGPTTIANGQGLCQRCNQVKEQPGWRTQPRIIQGRHVTVTTTPTGHAYISTPPLPVSEPPPRQVTSLEQHLRQRLEHTHPERDGPASYARCADGPLEARMIDCFVPPPGLSAV